Proteins encoded together in one Astyanax mexicanus isolate ESR-SI-001 chromosome 10, AstMex3_surface, whole genome shotgun sequence window:
- the LOC125804751 gene encoding regakine-1-like: MRSVSALLSVMLLCAIMMTCEGTEGIKSMNVCCERLQTFKSSAKIPIGCIKSYRRTSGNCAIKAVVFHTVNGKQVCVNATADWVKNRMERVDAGRNLINNQNCLNNLKARRAKAV; encoded by the exons ATGAGGAGTGTATCTGCTCTGCTGTCGGTGATGCTGCTCTGCGCTATCATGATGACCTGTGAAG gtactgaaggcatcaaaagcATGAACGTGTGCTGTGAACGACTTCAGACCTTTAAAAGTTCAGCAAAAATTCCCATAGGATGCATCAAATCCTACAGAAGGACCAGCGGAAACTGCGCCATTAAAGCTGTTGT TTTTCATACAGTCAATGGAAAACAAGTCTGTGTGAATGCGACGGCTGATTGGGTCAAGAATCGCATGGAACGAGTGGATGCTGGACGGAACCTTATTAATAATCAGAACTGCTTAAACAATCTTAAAGCTCGCAGAGCTAAAGCtgtttaa
- the LOC111195854 gene encoding monocyte chemotactic protein 1B-like — protein sequence MRSLFALLLVLLLCSVQLASCDYQGAHVPLECCFKYTKGKIPVARITSYWRTRSNCPVKAVVFKTILGNRFCVNPSASWVKQHMKKLKHQNTLKPLGWNNLAI from the exons ATGAGGAGTCTGTTTGCTCTGCTGTTAGTGCTGCTGCTCTGCTCTGTCCAGCTGGCCTCTTGTG ACTATCAGGGCGCCCACGTCCCGTTagagtgctgctttaaatatacTAAGGGGAAGATTCCAGTGGCCCGTATTACATCTTACTGGAGGACGAGGAGCAACTGCCCAGTCAAAGCAGTTGT CTTTAAGACCATTCTTGGAAACAGATTCTGTGTGAATCCTTCGGCCTCTTGGGTTAAACAACACATGAAGAAGCTAAAGCACCAAAACACCTTAAAACCCCTGGGATGGAACAACCTGGCTATCtga
- the LOC111195825 gene encoding monocyte chemotactic protein 1B-like produces MRSGSALLLVLLLGSLQLSSGGTEGINHQSKECCFELFQMKLPLKKIVSYRHTSSNCPSSAVIFKMMSGKSICVDPKTEWVNVHMKEMDQRKTASSKEKPTTP; encoded by the exons ATGAGGAGTGGATCTGCTCTGCTGTTGGTGCTGCTGCTCGGCTCTCTCCAGCTTTCCTCTGGTG gTACTGAAGGCATAAACCACCAAAGTAAAGAGTGCTGTTTTGAACTTTTTCAAATGAAGCTCCCATTGAAGAAGATTGTATCCTACAGGCATACAAGTAGCAACTGCCCCAGTAGTGCTGTTAT TTTTAAGATGATGTCTGGAAAGTCAATCTGTGTGGATCCTAAAACGGAATGGGTCAACGTTCATATGAAAGAAATGGACCAGCGGAAAACAGCATCCTCAAAAGAAAAACCCACCACACCCTAA